The Gemmatimonas aurantiaca T-27 DNA segment TCGGCGACGTCACGGCCAGTGAGCCGCGCTGTTCGGGGTTGTGTTCCGGGCGACGTTCATTGTCCGTGGTGATGGTCTGGTCGTACACACGGATCTTCTGGATCGTCGCGTCGGCCGTGATCGTGGCGCCTTTGAGCGCCACCGGTGCCCAGGATGTCAGTACTTCGGCGCCCGCACTGCGGATCTCGTCGCGATTGATGCGACGGAACAGGCGGTTGGGCAACGTGATGCGAATGACCGCGTCGTCCAGCACGTGACGGAAACCGACGACCTGCATCATGAACCCCTGCTCGGCAAACTTGCCGCCATCGAGGGTAACGCCGCCTTCGAATCCGAGCAGATTTTCAGGACGGAGATTCGGATTCGGATCGAAGCGATTGAGCGCGCCGCTGTACAACTCGCGCAGGGCGGGGAAGCGCGCCCGTTCACTCACCGAGGCGTGGAAGCGCACGCCCTCGTCCACCATGAGTGTGGAACCAAGGCGCCAGCCCGTCTTCTGCAGTGTGCCGAGCGAGGTGCGTCCGCCCGTTTCGGGTGTGCTGGCTTCATCCCGCACTACACCACCGGTCACCAACAACCGCGACGCGACTGGGACCTCGAGTTCCGCACCATAGCTGTTCAACTTCTGCTCGAATCGCGTGGCCGTGGAGGCTGCGAGATGGGCGTTCAGCGTTTCGTCGTACGCCACTGTGCTCATGGTGCCGGCCAGCTTGAGCTGCGCCGAGAACGGGAGTGAGTGGGTGGCTTCGAGACGCGCGATGTTCGTGCGTTCGCGCCCCTTTTCGGTCGAGGACACGGAGGCGTAGGTGCGATTGGCGTAGGTCTCGATTTCGAGATCCTGCGTGGTGACACCCGCGCTGGCGTTGACCGAGCCAAAGCCCAGCGGTGTCTTTTGCACGCCCGTGCCGGCTGAGATGATGCCCAGTGAGCGGGACTGCGACGGGTAGCGCCAGAAACGCGGTGCGGTGATGTGCTGCTCGGGTGCCACGCCCCGTTCGGCCGTGTAGGCGGTGCCGGTCAGCCCGACATAAGCCCCAGAACGGTGGTCGTAGCGCAACGCGCCAAAGCCATCGGTCTGATCGAGGTCGGTGTTGGTGCGCAGCTTGTCATTGCCTACATCACCGGGGTCCGCAGCGCCGCCCGTGAGGCCATCCCCTGGACTGCCTCCAGGAAGCGCAAAACCATCGCGATGCCGATTGGTGATGCCGCCGCGAATACGAAACGTGCCGTTGCCCAGCGTGATGGGGGCCGCGGCGGTTGCTGAAAGCACGCGGCTCGAGAACTGATCGAACCCGGTGCCAATGCGGAGGGAGGGGGCATTCGTCACGCCGGCGCGCAGTGGCGTGTTGAGATCCATGCGGATCACACCGCCAAGAGTGTTGGCTCCATACAACAGTGAGGATAGGCCGCGCACCACAGTGACCTGATCCATGCCCGTGGTCGGGGTGATGGATGGGTCCATGCGGGAATCCCAACCCACGGAAAGCGGAAGACCGTCGAGCATGACCGACGCTTGCCGGGAATCGGAGCCTCGTACGCCGATCTCCATTTCACCACGGGAATTCTGCCGTATGGTGACAAAGGCGGTCTGGCGCAGGATGTCGGCGAGGGCTGGCGCCGGTTGGAGTGGAATTGGGAGGGAATCCGGGCGTACGACGACAGCGGTGGCCCCACCCGTGACGGAGGGAGCTCGGCTCCCCCGTACGGAGAGGGGTTCGATTTTCTGCGCGCTGGAATCGCGAACGGGGGCTTGGGCGCTGGCGGACTGAGCCGAGAGCGCGACGACGAGAGCGGGGAGGGAGTAGCGAAGCATGCCCCCAATCTGGGAGGGACAACCTTTCATATTCATTAATTGTATAGGTTTCAATCCAACAGAATGATTCCGTTTGCTGTCAGTCTCTGGGTGGGGATTTCCTGTCTCCCTGGCGCAAAAATTGCTGCAAGGTGGCCTAGGTCACGTCTCGGTTGGCGTGCGCATTTTTCATACAGATGGAGTTTCATCATGATTCGTCGGATGTTCGCAGCCCTCGCCGGGTCCGCGTTGCTTGCCCTCCCGGCCTCGGCGCAGACGACGGTTCTGCTGCAGGATGATTTCAATTCGCTCTCCCAGGGTATTCCCTACACGTCGCCGTTGGCCAACTTCACGGTGATGGGCACGTCGATCGACGTGGTGCAGAACGGCAATTACAGCATCACCTGCGTGGGGAACACCGGTGCCTGTGTGGACCTCGACGGGACCCCGGGACCTGGCGGGTTGGCCAGCAAGATTTCCTATGCGTTCGCGGCCGGCGATGTGGTGCGTCTCCAATTCTCGGTGAGCGGAAATCAGCGTACGGCCGTGGAAGACGATCTCGAGATCGGCTTTACCTTCGACGACTACATCGAAGTGTTGGGTCTTGAGGTCTTCCTCAATGGCGGCAGCATCCTCGGTCCGGCCGACGTCGGTGTGACCGATTTCCTGACACTGCCGACCGCCGTCGCTGCCGATCAGCCGTGGTCCACACTCGTCTTCCAGTTCACAGTTGGGAGTGCTGCCAACATCGGCTTCTCGCTGTCGTCGAACAGCGCCGACAACGTGGGTCCGGTGATCGACGATGTG contains these protein-coding regions:
- a CDS encoding TonB-dependent receptor plug domain-containing protein, with product MLRYSLPALVVALSAQSASAQAPVRDSSAQKIEPLSVRGSRAPSVTGGATAVVVRPDSLPIPLQPAPALADILRQTAFVTIRQNSRGEMEIGVRGSDSRQASVMLDGLPLSVGWDSRMDPSITPTTGMDQVTVVRGLSSLLYGANTLGGVIRMDLNTPLRAGVTNAPSLRIGTGFDQFSSRVLSATAAAPITLGNGTFRIRGGITNRHRDGFALPGGSPGDGLTGGAADPGDVGNDKLRTNTDLDQTDGFGALRYDHRSGAYVGLTGTAYTAERGVAPEQHITAPRFWRYPSQSRSLGIISAGTGVQKTPLGFGSVNASAGVTTQDLEIETYANRTYASVSSTEKGRERTNIARLEATHSLPFSAQLKLAGTMSTVAYDETLNAHLAASTATRFEQKLNSYGAELEVPVASRLLVTGGVVRDEASTPETGGRTSLGTLQKTGWRLGSTLMVDEGVRFHASVSERARFPALRELYSGALNRFDPNPNLRPENLLGFEGGVTLDGGKFAEQGFMMQVVGFRHVLDDAVIRITLPNRLFRRINRDEIRSAGAEVLTSWAPVALKGATITADATIQKIRVYDQTITTDNERRPEHNPEQRGSLAVTSPTLAGFRASVMGRYTGTQYCQHPDLGRQVELASQTVADAAVSRTFGVRSSGLLQRLTALVAMDNLGNKTVYDQCGLPQPGRTIRFGLTLN
- a CDS encoding PEP-CTERM sorting domain-containing protein — encoded protein: MIRRMFAALAGSALLALPASAQTTVLLQDDFNSLSQGIPYTSPLANFTVMGTSIDVVQNGNYSITCVGNTGACVDLDGTPGPGGLASKISYAFAAGDVVRLQFSVSGNQRTAVEDDLEIGFTFDDYIEVLGLEVFLNGGSILGPADVGVTDFLTLPTAVAADQPWSTLVFQFTVGSAANIGFSLSSNSADNVGPVIDDVLFTRTSTTVPEPSTYALMAAGLMAMAAVARRRRA